In the Streptomyces sp. BHT-5-2 genome, one interval contains:
- a CDS encoding DUF6233 domain-containing protein encodes MDIDDARPYPQAELQLPDGQRVRVRVTRCRPDRSSRFWYDYVLELPTRADSRRYGPSLTTYLVEGSAPHPIIQPIEGEDYRAIHAPPPQERKRWRLAPAPQPAWSDFIVHRLDCAQAENAERELTDAEALETLADPSVAVPCPVCRPETVLRNL; translated from the coding sequence GTGGACATCGACGACGCACGCCCCTACCCGCAGGCCGAGCTGCAGCTCCCCGACGGCCAGCGCGTCCGGGTCCGGGTGACGCGATGCCGGCCGGACCGGAGCAGCCGATTCTGGTACGACTACGTCCTGGAGCTCCCGACGCGGGCCGATAGCCGACGCTACGGCCCCTCCCTCACCACCTACCTCGTCGAAGGATCGGCCCCCCACCCGATCATCCAGCCGATCGAGGGCGAGGACTACCGCGCGATCCACGCCCCACCGCCCCAGGAACGGAAGCGCTGGCGGCTCGCCCCGGCGCCCCAGCCCGCATGGTCGGACTTCATCGTGCACCGGCTCGACTGCGCCCAGGCCGAGAACGCCGAACGCGAGCTGACCGATGCCGAGGCGTTGGAGACGCTGGCGGATCCATCCGTCGCGGTGCCCTGCCCTGTCTGCCGACCCGAGACGGTCCTCCGCAACCTGTGA
- a CDS encoding helicase associated domain-containing protein has protein sequence MPLLRFSLPRDPDVIAMFLRTRGAAPDSEVWLSGLNALRTWVEKHGDAQVPLDAVVPIGTTEADGEDNAGNGNGDTYALGAWVSEQRRAFRAGTLKAWRVDLLNELGMVWSVADARFWKNLAAARDYFALHGTLAAPKDASIDTVAVGQWLANCRKTDGLGKDEERAEARRRALEAIDPDWNPTWPIDWQRRYAALTGLIKDGATLEEILPGVTVSSQHIGAWLQAQREGWERLSEEQRERLAGLGVGPAPSPAPAPKPEAVAAQQPTAVPAGVPGLAKMTAFERGIAALAQYTAREGHTKVPRKHEENLHPDDGDLVPVRLGVWLSNTKSRRAKLTNEQLTTLTELGLDWT, from the coding sequence GTGCCGTTGCTGCGGTTCTCCCTGCCACGCGACCCCGACGTCATCGCGATGTTCTTGCGCACCCGGGGTGCTGCGCCCGACTCCGAAGTCTGGCTGTCCGGCCTCAACGCCCTGCGCACATGGGTCGAAAAGCATGGCGATGCGCAAGTGCCGCTGGATGCCGTTGTCCCGATCGGGACGACCGAGGCTGACGGCGAAGACAACGCCGGCAACGGCAACGGTGACACGTATGCGCTGGGGGCCTGGGTCAGCGAGCAACGGCGCGCCTTCCGCGCCGGGACGCTCAAGGCGTGGCGGGTCGACCTGCTCAACGAACTGGGCATGGTGTGGTCGGTCGCTGACGCGCGGTTCTGGAAGAACCTGGCCGCGGCCCGGGACTACTTCGCCCTCCACGGCACCCTCGCAGCTCCCAAGGACGCCTCCATCGACACGGTCGCGGTGGGCCAATGGCTCGCCAACTGCCGCAAAACCGACGGCCTGGGCAAAGACGAAGAACGCGCGGAGGCCCGCCGGCGGGCGCTGGAGGCCATCGACCCCGACTGGAACCCCACCTGGCCCATCGACTGGCAGCGACGATATGCGGCACTGACCGGCCTCATCAAAGACGGAGCAACACTGGAGGAGATCCTGCCCGGCGTCACCGTCAGCAGCCAGCACATCGGAGCATGGCTGCAAGCACAACGGGAGGGCTGGGAGCGCTTGAGCGAGGAGCAGCGCGAGCGCCTGGCCGGCCTCGGCGTCGGCCCCGCCCCCTCCCCCGCACCCGCCCCGAAACCGGAGGCAGTCGCCGCGCAGCAGCCGACGGCCGTCCCCGCAGGAGTGCCAGGTCTGGCGAAGATGACGGCCTTCGAACGAGGCATCGCGGCGCTGGCGCAGTACACCGCACGCGAAGGCCACACGAAGGTGCCCCGCAAGCACGAGGAAAACCTCCACCCCGACGACGGTGACCTGGTCCCTGTTCGGCTCGGCGTATGGCTATCCAACACCAAAAGCCGCCGCGCCAAACTCACCAACGAACAACTCACCACCCTCACCGAGCTCGGACTCGACTGGACATAA
- a CDS encoding DUF6461 domain-containing protein — protein MPDGLQWIADGGFDHFCLTFVKGISPQELVARMGGNPENMSSPVSLEEVERLDREQGMMAFVGMCHEWAFAFEPWSAEGVEEDVIDAVADGTEAVTLFSSFTAPSIFSYVKNGVLVSQFEIHDVDSGAILGENPGFLIPGMKQAGFLLPSGESADPGDPDRCALRLGEEVFGLSVPPINASLQGLSVVSLNPAPFA, from the coding sequence ATGCCTGATGGGTTGCAGTGGATTGCTGATGGCGGTTTTGATCATTTCTGTTTGACTTTCGTGAAGGGGATCAGTCCCCAAGAGCTCGTGGCCCGGATGGGCGGAAATCCGGAGAATATGTCATCTCCCGTTTCCTTGGAGGAGGTGGAACGGCTGGACAGAGAGCAGGGCATGATGGCCTTTGTTGGCATGTGTCACGAATGGGCTTTCGCTTTTGAGCCGTGGAGCGCCGAAGGTGTCGAGGAAGACGTCATCGATGCCGTGGCTGATGGAACAGAGGCTGTAACGCTGTTCAGCAGCTTCACTGCCCCCTCTATTTTTAGCTATGTGAAAAACGGCGTACTCGTATCGCAGTTCGAAATCCACGACGTCGACTCAGGGGCGATCCTGGGAGAGAATCCCGGATTCCTCATCCCGGGAATGAAGCAGGCGGGATTTTTGCTGCCCAGTGGTGAATCTGCCGATCCCGGTGATCCGGATAGGTGTGCGCTCCGTCTCGGCGAAGAAGTATTCGGATTGTCCGTCCCGCCGATCAATGCATCCCTTCAAGGCTTGTCTGTCGTGAGCCTGAACCCTGCGCCATTCGCGTAG
- a CDS encoding GNAT family N-acetyltransferase, with the protein MTELGPVAWPPAPIETERLVLREPEARDRAAFIELLASPEVHAYLGGPQLRDELEREMPEVPERWPGSFVVDLDGALIGQILLRRATEHLRPAAVGKVDLGYLFLPRAWGFGYAAEACAAALDWLGGVLPGEPVVLATQTANVGSMRLAAKLGFTEVERFQAWDAEQWLGLRPPVVTSA; encoded by the coding sequence ATGACTGAACTCGGACCCGTCGCCTGGCCGCCTGCCCCGATCGAGACTGAGCGGCTCGTGCTCCGAGAGCCTGAGGCCCGGGACCGTGCGGCGTTTATCGAGCTGCTGGCGTCGCCAGAGGTGCACGCCTATCTCGGCGGCCCCCAGTTGCGGGACGAGCTTGAGCGTGAGATGCCCGAGGTGCCCGAGCGTTGGCCGGGGAGTTTCGTCGTTGATCTCGATGGGGCGCTGATCGGCCAGATCCTGCTCAGGAGAGCAACGGAGCATCTGCGCCCGGCTGCTGTGGGGAAGGTCGATCTCGGCTATCTGTTCCTGCCGCGGGCGTGGGGATTCGGGTATGCCGCCGAGGCGTGCGCGGCGGCACTCGATTGGCTCGGCGGTGTACTTCCCGGCGAGCCGGTGGTGCTCGCCACCCAGACCGCAAACGTTGGTTCGATGCGTCTCGCGGCAAAGTTGGGGTTTACCGAGGTAGAGCGGTTCCAAGCCTGGGATGCCGAGCAGTGGCTCGGCTTGCGGCCTCCGGTCGTGACGTCTGCTTGA
- a CDS encoding transposase, which produces MAGVITASEPSWIGPFTGLSPRCFRKLVTALRREGGDGVRRGRPWSLSLEDRVLLVTTYWRTNLTMRQLALLFGISKSAADRIIDQLGPLLALQPRLRFAKDAVLIVDGTLVPTRDHTVAEQSKNYRYSTNHQVVTDADTHMIVVVGRPLPGNRNDCKAWAESGAKAAVGRTLTIADGGYPGTGLVMPHRRRKGEELPAWKEAHNKSHKQVRARVEHAFARMKGWKILRDCRLKGAGVHHAMLGIARLHNLALTG; this is translated from the coding sequence GTGGCTGGTGTGATCACGGCGTCGGAGCCGTCCTGGATAGGCCCGTTCACGGGCCTGAGTCCGCGCTGCTTCCGCAAGTTGGTGACGGCGCTGCGCCGCGAGGGCGGCGACGGGGTGCGCCGGGGCCGGCCCTGGAGTCTGTCGCTGGAAGATCGGGTGCTGCTGGTCACGACCTATTGGCGCACGAACTTGACGATGCGCCAGCTGGCCCTACTGTTCGGGATCTCGAAGTCCGCAGCTGACCGGATCATCGATCAGCTCGGTCCGCTCCTCGCATTGCAGCCCCGGCTCCGCTTCGCGAAGGACGCCGTGCTCATTGTGGACGGCACCCTGGTACCCACCCGTGACCACACGGTGGCCGAGCAGTCGAAGAACTATCGATACTCCACCAACCACCAGGTCGTCACCGACGCCGACACCCACATGATCGTCGTGGTCGGCCGACCCTTGCCAGGCAACCGCAACGACTGCAAGGCGTGGGCTGAGTCCGGCGCGAAGGCTGCCGTGGGCAGGACCCTGACGATCGCCGACGGCGGCTACCCCGGAACCGGACTCGTGATGCCCCACCGCCGCCGCAAGGGCGAGGAACTGCCCGCGTGGAAGGAAGCCCACAACAAGTCCCACAAGCAGGTGCGCGCCCGGGTCGAGCACGCCTTCGCCCGTATGAAGGGCTGGAAGATTCTGCGCGACTGCCGGCTCAAAGGCGCTGGCGTCCATCACGCGATGCTCGGCATCGCCCGCCTGCACAACCTGGCCCTCACCGGATAG
- a CDS encoding competence protein CoiA family protein has protein sequence MQDDLLVVGFDLETGREVHVAERPAEHWKRRGYGGTGQLVCFYCFHGFEAPAGTRVPLVTRGRLGGKVRRHFAHPPGQAPAGGHSPETVWHITTKHTLAAWAWSRPGVDRVRLEQWTDDHDRRADVEVLLKNGTKVALEAQRKLMTDDGWRARHRDYARQGVVDVWFWRPGVHFPHIVLDEGLPVWFYSVSRGEAATSLGRAHARVRQWWQAPDPSVFGLHHPPCALDELERVTMPLGALDLGSGGAVLPEDLQKRLRESQRGAREEAKRRRDSEARYARAVRASRERAAQANREAPRSVPLPPVPAGGLRCEVCHRPLDPILAKGRRHILC, from the coding sequence GTGCAAGACGACTTATTGGTGGTGGGTTTCGATCTGGAGACCGGTAGGGAGGTGCACGTCGCGGAGCGGCCCGCGGAGCACTGGAAACGACGCGGGTACGGCGGTACGGGGCAGCTGGTGTGTTTCTACTGCTTCCACGGGTTCGAAGCTCCGGCGGGCACCCGGGTGCCGCTGGTGACGCGTGGGCGGCTGGGCGGGAAGGTTCGCCGGCACTTCGCGCACCCTCCCGGACAGGCCCCGGCCGGTGGCCACAGCCCTGAGACGGTCTGGCACATCACGACCAAGCACACCCTGGCGGCCTGGGCGTGGTCGAGGCCCGGGGTCGACCGCGTGCGGTTGGAACAGTGGACGGACGATCACGACCGGCGGGCCGACGTCGAGGTGCTGCTGAAGAACGGCACGAAGGTGGCGCTGGAGGCTCAGCGCAAGCTCATGACTGATGACGGGTGGCGGGCCCGCCACCGGGACTACGCGCGCCAGGGCGTGGTCGACGTCTGGTTCTGGCGGCCGGGCGTGCACTTCCCGCACATCGTGCTCGATGAGGGCCTGCCGGTGTGGTTCTACTCCGTTTCCAGGGGAGAGGCGGCGACGTCGCTGGGGCGGGCGCATGCGCGTGTGCGTCAGTGGTGGCAGGCGCCGGACCCTTCGGTGTTCGGGCTGCACCACCCACCGTGCGCATTGGACGAGTTGGAGCGGGTGACGATGCCGCTGGGCGCCCTGGACCTGGGGTCGGGCGGCGCAGTGCTGCCCGAGGACCTGCAGAAGCGGTTGCGCGAGTCGCAGCGAGGGGCGCGGGAGGAAGCGAAGCGGCGACGGGACAGCGAGGCCCGGTACGCCCGCGCGGTCCGTGCGTCCCGTGAGCGAGCGGCGCAGGCGAACCGGGAGGCACCACGGTCTGTACCCCTGCCGCCGGTGCCAGCGGGCGGTTTGCGATGCGAGGTGTGCCATCGTCCGCTGGATCCGATCCTGGCGAAGGGCCGGCGTCACATCCTGTGCTGA
- a CDS encoding AAA family ATPase gives MDHVIDGPAGTGKTCLLRAIGRTAQREVEAAMGGRRQNTIPVVHITTPADPEPRVNWLWEIGSYLGLNPEPKSLVEVLEMRKHQDVTLPVNYVLETAQTRLLLIDDINRASPQHLANILPYFDYLRDKLGISLVFCGTGASHRLHQARILAGELTRVSEENRVRLEQAGRPAEPVSPSPTALLPVTWLHPLPLDTKDDETFRRVLASFEADLCLYQLEENALSKHAVTLHQRTGGYFKALTYVISTAAVLAIRSGSENITEKEIDAATAQLGP, from the coding sequence ATGGACCATGTCATCGACGGGCCCGCGGGCACCGGCAAGACCTGTCTGCTGCGGGCAATTGGACGCACCGCCCAGAGGGAGGTCGAAGCCGCCATGGGCGGCAGGCGCCAGAACACGATCCCGGTGGTACACATCACCACCCCCGCGGACCCTGAGCCGAGGGTGAACTGGCTCTGGGAGATCGGCTCCTACCTGGGTCTCAATCCCGAGCCGAAGAGCCTCGTGGAAGTCCTGGAGATGCGCAAGCACCAGGACGTGACCCTGCCGGTCAACTATGTCCTGGAGACCGCACAGACCCGTCTGCTGCTCATCGACGACATCAACCGCGCCTCGCCGCAGCACCTGGCGAACATCCTGCCCTACTTCGACTACCTGCGCGACAAGCTGGGTATCTCGCTCGTCTTCTGCGGCACCGGCGCCAGCCACCGCCTGCACCAGGCCCGCATCCTGGCCGGAGAGCTGACCCGGGTCAGCGAGGAAAACCGGGTACGGCTCGAACAGGCGGGACGGCCGGCCGAACCCGTCTCGCCCTCCCCCACCGCGCTGCTGCCCGTGACCTGGCTGCACCCCCTGCCCCTGGACACCAAGGACGACGAGACCTTCCGGCGCGTCCTGGCGAGCTTCGAGGCCGACCTGTGCCTGTACCAGCTGGAGGAGAACGCCCTGAGCAAACATGCTGTCACACTGCACCAGCGCACCGGCGGCTACTTCAAAGCCCTCACCTACGTCATCTCCACCGCCGCCGTCCTCGCGATCCGCAGCGGAAGCGAGAACATCACCGAGAAAGAGATCGACGCCGCGACAGCCCAGCTCGGCCCCTGA
- a CDS encoding tyrosine-type recombinase/integrase encodes MTRVLDWLGELPGEDWQDRWLLSGSDTLGKQWGPPGLSPSQRCRLTAGLGVLIVLRAVRPSYAWLCGSRLLGVYDAYRRHNQAEAFAQLQDRAGGREGCDEHTAEALNLLTRMVIVTGKDLLDLQVEDFEEYAAARRASGRTVASLPFAYEILHAVGGLKDAPPTLRHARAPGQLTPAELIDRYPIAHREIRDVLVHYVAERAAVLDYGSRYGWGPACEEAFGAYPVAIAHEWNTLPHLQDYEGDPEARPFTREELQRFLDYADDQVARAVKSKRKGALATYRDATIFKVIYGWGLRRTETPKLDVVDFGRNPKARQFGRYGTLNVRYGKAKKGQPPRRRNVLSVMDWAVEAVANNVENVRPRFGFPDHPALWITERGGRLQPGSINDRFEAYRDALKLPKDLVPHSIRHSYATHLTEDGIDRRFIQQQVGHECDSSTAIYTHVSDDFMNTALSKALAPAFAGV; translated from the coding sequence ATGACCCGCGTTCTGGACTGGCTCGGCGAGCTTCCCGGCGAGGACTGGCAGGACCGCTGGCTGCTGAGTGGCTCGGATACCCTCGGCAAGCAGTGGGGCCCACCGGGGCTCAGCCCGTCCCAGCGGTGCCGGCTCACCGCCGGGCTCGGCGTGTTGATCGTGCTCCGCGCGGTCCGGCCGTCCTACGCCTGGCTGTGCGGCAGCCGTCTGCTCGGGGTCTACGACGCCTACCGACGGCACAACCAGGCCGAGGCGTTCGCTCAGCTGCAGGATCGAGCCGGCGGGCGGGAAGGTTGCGACGAGCACACCGCCGAGGCGCTCAACCTGCTCACACGCATGGTCATCGTGACTGGCAAAGACCTGCTGGACCTGCAGGTCGAGGACTTCGAAGAGTACGCGGCGGCCCGCCGGGCCTCAGGCCGCACGGTGGCCTCGCTGCCGTTTGCCTACGAGATCCTGCACGCCGTCGGCGGCCTGAAGGACGCGCCGCCGACCCTTCGGCATGCTCGTGCCCCGGGGCAGCTCACCCCCGCCGAGCTTATCGACCGTTACCCGATCGCCCATCGCGAGATCCGCGATGTCCTGGTGCACTACGTTGCCGAGCGGGCTGCGGTCCTCGACTACGGCTCCCGCTACGGCTGGGGCCCGGCATGCGAAGAAGCCTTCGGCGCTTATCCGGTGGCCATCGCTCACGAGTGGAATACCCTCCCTCACCTGCAGGATTACGAGGGCGATCCGGAAGCGAGGCCGTTCACCCGCGAAGAGCTGCAGCGGTTCCTCGACTACGCCGACGACCAGGTCGCACGCGCTGTGAAGTCCAAACGCAAGGGAGCCCTCGCCACCTACCGTGACGCCACCATCTTCAAGGTCATCTACGGCTGGGGACTCCGCCGGACCGAGACGCCCAAGCTGGACGTGGTCGACTTCGGACGGAACCCGAAGGCCCGCCAGTTCGGCCGGTACGGCACGCTCAACGTCCGTTACGGCAAAGCGAAGAAGGGCCAGCCGCCACGGCGTCGGAACGTCCTGTCGGTGATGGACTGGGCCGTCGAGGCGGTCGCGAACAACGTCGAGAACGTCCGGCCGCGCTTCGGGTTTCCCGACCATCCGGCTCTCTGGATCACCGAACGCGGCGGACGCCTTCAGCCCGGCTCTATCAACGACCGGTTCGAGGCATACCGTGATGCCCTAAAACTCCCAAAAGATCTAGTTCCGCACTCAATTCGTCATTCATATGCCACACATTTGACCGAAGACGGTATAGATAGACGATTTATCCAGCAGCAAGTCGGACACGAGTGCGACAGCTCCACGGCCATCTACACGCACGTCAGCGACGACTTCATGAACACTGCCTTGAGCAAGGCCCTGGCCCCGGCGTTCGCCGGCGTCTGA
- a CDS encoding MerR family transcriptional regulator, which translates to MVEVNQQLPEPVPETGLSIAEAARRTGVSTHTLRYYERAGLVVTPVDRTHGGRRRYREFDLEWITICTRLRATGMPIKGIRRYAELVAAGRGNEDERLDLLESHHDQVLAKIAELQENLKLIARKVDVYRGRLAAGDADQLWAPNRTPAAR; encoded by the coding sequence GTGGTCGAAGTCAACCAACAACTTCCCGAGCCCGTGCCCGAGACGGGGCTGAGTATCGCCGAGGCTGCTCGCCGTACCGGAGTGAGCACGCACACCCTGCGCTACTACGAACGCGCCGGCCTGGTCGTCACCCCCGTCGACCGCACCCACGGCGGCCGGCGCCGCTACCGCGAGTTCGACCTGGAGTGGATCACCATCTGCACCAGGCTCCGGGCGACCGGCATGCCTATAAAGGGCATCCGCCGCTACGCCGAACTCGTCGCGGCGGGCCGAGGCAACGAAGACGAGCGATTGGACTTGCTTGAATCGCATCATGACCAGGTGCTCGCCAAGATTGCCGAACTCCAGGAGAACTTGAAACTCATCGCTCGCAAGGTCGACGTCTACCGAGGCCGACTCGCCGCCGGCGACGCCGACCAGCTATGGGCGCCCAACCGCACACCGGCTGCCCGCTGA
- a CDS encoding helix-turn-helix transcriptional regulator has product MMAAKLDYHWHLRKVMADRGMFSTTDLIPPLKERGISLSSSQVYRLVVERPEHLSLKILMALLDILDCTMDDLIEPIAVAGSAKKPKKSRRRRRDFGLRRSRRPEAPAGPHQRS; this is encoded by the coding sequence ATGATGGCCGCCAAGCTCGACTACCACTGGCACCTGCGCAAGGTCATGGCGGACCGCGGGATGTTCTCCACCACCGACCTCATCCCGCCGCTGAAGGAACGCGGCATCAGCCTGTCGTCGAGCCAGGTCTACCGGCTCGTCGTCGAGCGGCCCGAACACCTCAGCCTGAAGATCCTCATGGCCCTGCTCGACATCCTCGACTGCACCATGGACGACCTCATCGAGCCCATCGCCGTGGCCGGCTCCGCGAAGAAGCCGAAGAAGTCCCGCCGCCGGCGGCGGGACTTCGGTCTCCGAAGGAGTCGGCGACCTGAGGCCCCGGCGGGCCCGCATCAGCGGAGTTGA
- a CDS encoding ISL3 family transposase — MHARVRAADGRCPHCGRASSRVHGRYLRRLSDAAISGARVVIELLVRRFRCLNTACAAVTFVEQVTGLTSPHARFTPLLRGMLTSIAVALAGRPGSRLAAVLGMPVAKDTLLRLLRALPEEPVGQIRVLGVDDFAMCKGDSYSTILVDLEQRRPVDVLPGREAEPLAAWLRDHPEVEIVCRDRGGAYAEGARSGAPQASQIADGWHLWRNLGEAVEKTVGTHHACVRTVFATSVPASPPPGDDIWQLPPPVAASTLDACGRERRLVIRTKERYTAVQQLLADGSSLEGICRTLRLDRSTVRRFARATSIDELLVKATNRASILDPYTAHLHQRWNEGCRDSAQLHAEIGALGFPGSIQTTRRYLRPFKSSATAPPAPRVAPRPRRIVRRITTNPGNLPDEDALALKEIRAGCPELDAVTQHVRDFATMMRDKTGSELPAWMERVEHDDLPALHSLVNGLRRDQDAVIAGLSSSWSSGQVEGQNTQVKRIKRDGYGRANFDLLRIRILQRA, encoded by the coding sequence TGTCGGATGCGGCGATCAGCGGTGCCCGGGTGGTGATCGAGCTGCTGGTGCGCCGGTTCCGGTGCCTCAACACGGCCTGCGCGGCCGTGACGTTCGTCGAGCAGGTGACCGGGCTGACCAGCCCGCACGCCCGCTTCACCCCGCTGCTGCGGGGGATGCTGACCAGCATCGCGGTGGCTCTGGCCGGGCGGCCGGGGAGCCGGCTCGCGGCGGTCCTGGGGATGCCAGTGGCGAAGGACACGCTGTTACGCCTGCTCCGGGCCCTTCCCGAGGAACCGGTGGGGCAGATTCGGGTGTTGGGGGTTGACGATTTCGCCATGTGCAAGGGCGACTCGTACTCGACGATCTTGGTGGATCTGGAGCAGCGGCGGCCCGTCGACGTGCTGCCGGGGCGCGAGGCCGAGCCGCTGGCCGCGTGGCTCCGCGACCACCCCGAGGTGGAGATCGTTTGTAGGGACCGCGGCGGGGCCTATGCCGAGGGAGCCCGCTCCGGCGCCCCGCAGGCGTCACAGATTGCCGACGGCTGGCATTTGTGGAGGAATCTGGGTGAAGCGGTGGAGAAGACCGTCGGTACCCATCATGCCTGCGTCCGGACCGTGTTCGCGACCTCCGTACCGGCGAGCCCGCCGCCCGGAGACGATATCTGGCAGTTGCCGCCACCCGTAGCTGCCTCCACGCTCGATGCCTGCGGGCGCGAGCGCCGCCTGGTGATCCGGACGAAGGAGCGGTACACCGCCGTACAGCAACTTCTGGCCGACGGCAGTTCGCTGGAGGGCATCTGCCGGACGCTGCGGCTGGACCGGTCCACCGTGCGCCGCTTCGCCCGCGCCACCAGCATCGACGAACTGCTCGTCAAAGCGACGAACCGAGCAAGCATCCTCGACCCGTACACGGCCCACCTCCACCAGCGGTGGAACGAGGGCTGCCGGGACAGCGCACAACTCCACGCAGAAATCGGGGCGTTGGGGTTCCCAGGCAGCATCCAGACCACCCGACGCTACCTGCGTCCCTTCAAGTCCTCCGCCACCGCACCGCCAGCGCCCCGTGTGGCACCGCGCCCCCGCCGTATCGTCCGACGGATCACGACGAACCCCGGCAACCTCCCGGACGAGGACGCCCTCGCGCTCAAGGAAATCCGTGCCGGCTGTCCCGAACTGGATGCAGTCACCCAGCACGTCCGCGACTTCGCCACGATGATGCGGGACAAGACGGGCAGCGAACTCCCCGCCTGGATGGAACGCGTCGAACACGACGACCTCCCCGCACTGCACTCCCTGGTCAACGGTCTGCGCCGGGACCAGGACGCCGTCATCGCCGGCCTGTCCAGCTCCTGGAGCTCCGGCCAGGTCGAGGGTCAGAACACGCAAGTCAAACGGATCAAAAGGGACGGATACGGCCGGGCTAACTTCGACCTCCTCCGGATTCGCATCCTCCAGCGAGCATGA
- a CDS encoding ribosome-inactivating family protein, with protein MIPWRFEAEQNGSIPYQRMVQALRDASGPSIGHGVHETTDSSSLIQVVVTGIGDGTLNLYFTANDLYFRGYTVGDNTGLYGLGFFGDFDLADALGIPANQAPNRIRIAPDPSYGALARVAGQGLDRVSVSSYNVYAGLRLLYQVSTSGASGGNRQGVAAAVQRLIVVTSETARSQDIFTRATRTYINHQVDSNLSISEREEIQQWRSLSAYRVGQIHGRTNSNSTMSRLYDQLERAFRSPEAVTEALDSVAVAKHPHREL; from the coding sequence GTGATCCCCTGGCGGTTCGAGGCCGAGCAGAACGGCTCCATTCCCTATCAGCGCATGGTGCAGGCACTACGCGACGCCTCAGGCCCCTCGATCGGACACGGAGTCCACGAGACGACGGACAGCTCCAGCCTCATCCAGGTCGTCGTGACCGGGATCGGGGACGGGACTCTCAACCTCTACTTCACCGCGAATGACCTTTACTTTCGTGGATACACCGTGGGAGACAACACCGGTCTCTACGGCCTCGGATTCTTCGGGGACTTCGACCTGGCCGACGCCTTGGGTATCCCAGCGAACCAAGCGCCGAACCGGATCCGGATCGCCCCGGATCCGAGCTACGGCGCCCTCGCCCGTGTCGCGGGACAGGGCCTGGACAGGGTCTCTGTCAGCTCCTACAACGTCTACGCAGGACTGCGGCTTCTCTACCAGGTGTCGACCAGCGGTGCTAGCGGCGGCAACCGCCAAGGGGTGGCCGCTGCAGTGCAGCGCCTCATCGTGGTCACCTCCGAAACTGCCCGCAGCCAGGACATTTTCACCCGTGCCACCCGCACTTACATCAACCACCAGGTGGATTCGAACCTCTCCATCAGCGAGCGCGAGGAAATCCAGCAATGGCGGTCCCTCTCGGCATACCGCGTCGGACAGATCCACGGACGAACCAACTCGAATAGCACGATGAGTCGCCTGTACGACCAGCTGGAACGGGCCTTCCGGTCACCGGAGGCAGTCACCGAAGCCCTGGACAGTGTCGCAGTGGCCAAGCACCCCCACCGCGAACTCTAG
- a CDS encoding peptidase inhibitor family I36 protein gives MISKHVARTLLAAVSAGAFLFTSGPVAQADEPTTAPATTATDSPTPGAKPSKPVIAEYQGRQINLAKDWEGATSCTELPNGKVHCYDTDEEALADPALPASTRQKTLNSPTLYASPIPANCFADLWCLYDHANYKGKVVRLSSNGNHDLKEWGFRDRLSSVFYFVGNWTPNYGRARIWDLRSGLLHNRQRDLTAPARYSNLANLEYPGGGNWNDKVDIFQVIRP, from the coding sequence TTGATATCCAAGCATGTTGCCAGAACCCTCCTGGCCGCTGTCTCAGCCGGCGCATTCCTGTTCACATCCGGCCCGGTTGCACAGGCTGATGAGCCCACCACGGCCCCTGCCACAACAGCAACAGACAGCCCCACACCGGGGGCAAAGCCGTCCAAGCCGGTGATCGCCGAATACCAGGGGCGGCAGATCAACCTTGCCAAGGACTGGGAAGGTGCCACCAGTTGCACCGAACTTCCCAACGGGAAGGTGCACTGCTACGACACGGATGAGGAGGCACTGGCTGATCCCGCTCTTCCCGCCTCGACCCGCCAAAAGACCCTGAACTCTCCCACGTTGTACGCGTCACCTATTCCCGCTAATTGCTTCGCCGACCTCTGGTGCCTCTACGACCACGCCAACTACAAGGGAAAGGTCGTCCGGCTCAGCAGCAATGGAAATCATGACCTCAAAGAGTGGGGATTCCGCGACAGGCTGAGTTCGGTCTTCTACTTCGTCGGAAACTGGACGCCCAACTACGGCCGCGCCAGGATCTGGGACCTCCGGTCGGGTTTGCTGCACAACCGTCAGCGCGACCTCACCGCCCCCGCGCGCTACTCCAACCTCGCCAACCTTGAGTACCCGGGTGGCGGGAACTGGAACGACAAGGTCGATATCTTCCAAGTCATCCGCCCGTGA